A part of Blastocatellia bacterium genomic DNA contains:
- a CDS encoding polysaccharide biosynthesis/export family protein, with protein sequence MWAAALILPAGGARPLVTESIAQQQASSASETRSQPAPALTRIYRVGPEDALEIRLLNDPEAQPDYRVSPGGYIFFPYIGNVHVAGKTTSEIEEELKRLLKNGYFENPEVIVAVKEYKSHYVYLLGETGGGQIVLKREQVPLIEILAQAGVRPSVRRVTITRLGGDTGQPSTITVNLNAPEKYSVMVQHGDIIEVETLVERVFITGEVRQPTAQEYTPGLTLSQAIIQAGGPTEFAKRSKIEIKRKAPDGTVTVLRADFDKILRGESPDIELQPGDLIYVHRRFF encoded by the coding sequence GCGCGTCCTCTGGTCACCGAAAGCATTGCTCAGCAACAGGCCTCCTCGGCGAGCGAGACCAGGTCCCAACCTGCGCCTGCGCTGACGCGCATCTATCGCGTCGGGCCTGAAGATGCCCTGGAGATCCGGCTCCTCAACGATCCCGAAGCCCAACCTGACTACCGCGTGTCTCCCGGCGGGTACATCTTTTTCCCCTACATCGGCAACGTTCACGTGGCCGGGAAGACGACGAGCGAAATCGAAGAAGAACTGAAGCGCCTGCTCAAGAACGGATACTTCGAGAACCCTGAGGTCATCGTCGCCGTCAAAGAGTACAAGAGTCACTACGTTTACCTTCTCGGCGAAACGGGCGGCGGTCAGATCGTGCTCAAGCGCGAGCAGGTCCCCTTGATTGAAATTCTGGCTCAGGCGGGCGTGCGGCCATCGGTTCGTCGGGTGACGATTACTCGTTTGGGGGGTGACACAGGTCAGCCGTCAACAATCACCGTCAACCTGAACGCGCCAGAGAAGTACTCGGTCATGGTTCAACATGGCGATATCATCGAAGTCGAGACCCTCGTTGAGCGCGTTTTCATTACCGGCGAAGTGCGCCAGCCGACGGCTCAGGAATATACTCCGGGCTTGACGCTGTCTCAAGCCATCATTCAGGCGGGCGGCCCAACCGAGTTCGCCAAACGCAGCAAGATTGAAATCAAGCGAAAAGCCCCCGATGGGACCGTCACCGTCCTTCGCGCTGACTTCGATAAGATTCTACGCGGCGAGAGCCCGGATATTGAACTTCAGCCCGGCGACCTCATCTACGTTCACCGTCGCTTCTTCTAA